The Kribbella shirazensis genomic interval GGATCTCGTCGAGCATCGCCGGGTCGACCAGCCAGGTGACCCTGTGCTGCCTGCCCAGCGCAAGCAGACGGCCGAGCGAGCCGGTCGGGGCGAGCGCCTTGGCGAGGGCGTCGTTGGCGAAGTTCCTGCCGCCGAGCTGGGTCGGGCGGTGCCGCAGCGGTACGACGAGGGCGGTGTTGACGGTGCGGGTCAGGGGCTGCTTGCCGAGCACCGGCATCAGGATGCGGGCCCGGCCGGCCATCACCCGTCCGGTGTCCGGCGGGTTGCCCCGGAACGTGACGCCGACGACGTACACGCCGGTCTGGTCGGTGATCCGCCATTCCTTCCACGGCACCGTCAGCGAGAACCCGACCGTCTCCTTCGGCGCCAGCGGCTTGTCGAACGGCTGGAAGGTCTGTGTGTCGTTGGTCAGGTTGCTGCAGCTGTCCCGGTCGTTCAGCGGGATGTTCTGCTCGGTGGGGATCGCGTCCACGGCGGAGGTGCTGGCCAGCCGCGTCCGGTCGATGCAGGCCAGTGCCTGCGGATCGTCGAACGTGACCGAACTGGTGTTCGTCACCCGGCCCTTGATCACGACCGGCTGGCCGGGCTTCGGCGCGACCGGGCCGAACGAGTCGATGGTGACCTGGACGGCCGGCTCGTCGGCGGGCAGCGCACCGGCCGGAGCGCCTGAAGTCGCTGCCGAAGCAGCAACCAGCAGGCAAGCCCCCACCACCGCGGAGAGCCTCAGTCGCCGTCTGAACACGCCGTCACCGTAACCTAGTTCCCCGTGTCACCCTTTGCCGACCAGTCAGCCTCCGCCGGATCGTTGTCCGCCGTGCAACGCAGAGCCGTCCAGGCGCTGCTGCAACTCGCTCCGGTGGTGGACGAACTGGGCGCCCGGTTCGCCGACGCGGACCATGAGATCGCCCTGGTCGGCGGTCCCGTCCGGGACATTCTGCTCGGCCGCGGGAGCAAGGATCTGGACTTCACCACGTCAGCGCACCCGGACGTGATCGAGCGGTTGCTGTCCGGCTGGGCGGACCACGTCTGGGACATCGGTAAGGCCTTCGGCACCATCGGTTGTCGTAAAGGTGAGTGGGTCCTGGAGATCACGACCTACAGGTCGGAGACCTACGATCCCACCTCGCGCAAACCGGAGGTCGCGTACGGCGACAGCCTCGAGGGCGACCTGGCCCGCCGGGACTTCGCGATGAACGCGATGGCGGTCCGGCTGCCGTCGCGGCAGTTCGTCGACCCGTACGGCGGCCTCGAGGACGTCGCGCACCGCCGGATCCGGACGCCGGGGACGCCCGAGGACTCGTTCTCCGACGACCCGCTGCGGATGATGCGGGCGGCACGGTTCGCGGCGCAGCTCGGGTTCGCACCGGACCCGGCCGTGGTGGCGGCGATGACCGCGATGGCCGACCGGATCACGATCGTGTCGGCCGAGCGGGTCCGCGACGAGCTGGAGAAGCTGATCTGCTCCGACCAGCCGCGGATCGGGCTCGACCTGCTGGTGTCCACCGGGCTGGCCGAGCACGTGCTGCCCGAGCTGCCGGCGCTCCGGTTGCAGGTCGACGAGCACCACCGGCACAAGGACGTCTACCAGCATTCGCTCACCGTCCTCGATCAGGCCATCGATCTGGAGTCCCGTCTCTCTGTTCCGACGCCTGATTTCGTCGTTCGGTTCGCCGCACTGATCCACGACATCGGCAAACCGAAGACCAAGCGGAACGAGGACGGCGGCAAGGTGACGTTCCACCACCACGACGTGGTCGGGGCGAAGCTGGCCCGGAAGCGGATGAAGGCGCTGCGGTTCAGCAACGAGCAGATCGAGCAGGTCAGCAAGCTGATCGAGCTGCACCTGCGCTTCCACGGGTACGGCGACGGTGAGTGGACCGATTCCGCCGTACGGCGCTATGTCCGCGACGCCGGCGACCAACTCGAGCGGCTGCATGTGCTGACCCGCGCCGACTGCACCACCCGGAACCGGCGCAAGGCGGAGGCGCTGCGCGCGGCGTACGACGACCTGGAAGCCCGGATCGAGCGGCTGCAGGAGCAGGAGGAACTCGACGCCCTCCGCCCCGACCTCGACGGCAACCAGATCATGGAGATTCTCGGCATCCCTCCGGGCCGCGACGTCGGCGAGGCCTACAAGTTCCTGATGAACGTCCGCCTCGACGAAGGCCCCCTCGGCGAGGACCGAGCTCGCGAGAAGCTCCTCACCTGGTGGTCCGAGCGTTCCTAGACCGGTTGCGGCGGCTGGGTGGCGTAAGCCTTCGCGATCACCTCGACGGACTCGTCGTGCGGTGCGTAATCGACGGTGCTCCCGTCGAGCGTGATCGACGCGACCGGTAGGGCGGCGTCGACGGAGTTGGTGAGGTACGCCGCGTCGTACGTCGGGAGATCGGTGAGCCGGACCGGGATCGCGTCGTAGGTGCCGAGGCCGCGTTGGAGGACCTGCTGGCGGGTGCCGGGTAGGACGCGCGCCGCCGGGAAGACGATCTGTGAGCCGCGGGCGAAGCAGATGTTCCAGATGGTTGCCTCGGAGATCTCGCCGGACGCGGTGTGGAAGACGGCGCTGTCGTAGCCGGATTGCTGGGCCTGGCGTCCGTAATAGATGAGGTCGAAGGTGCCGGTGTGTTTGAGGTGGGGGACGGCGCGCTCGTGCTGGACCGCGAGCAGGCGGGGCAGTTGGGTGCTGGGTGCGACCGGCGGACCCACGTGCACCAGCAGATTGAGGTCGGTGGTGGCGAAGACGTTGACCCGGATCGAGAGATCGCCGGAGTCCACGTGCCGGACTGCGGCGCGGAGGTCGGCGCGCACGCGGTCCGCGGGCAGCGGCTGACCGAAGACCTCCCGCGTACTGCGATCGAGGCGGGCGAAGTGCAGGTCCAGCCCGTCGACGCACCCGTCGCGGACCTGCATCGAGGTGAAGTGGCCGTACGACGCCGCACGCAGCGTCGCCGGATCGAGCGCCGATGCGGGTGCGCCGTTCAGCAGCAAGAGATCACTCACGGCCCTAGTCTCGCGGTGTGGACGTATGGAGCATCATCGGGTGGGGCGGATCCGCGCTCGTCGTGTGGTCGTTGCTGCAGACGCGGATCCTGCGGCTACGGATCCTGAACCTGATCGGCTGCGTGATCCTGGTCGGGTTCAACGCGGTGGTCGGCGTCTGGCCGATGGTCGGCATGAACGCG includes:
- a CDS encoding CCA tRNA nucleotidyltransferase, which gives rise to MSAVQRRAVQALLQLAPVVDELGARFADADHEIALVGGPVRDILLGRGSKDLDFTTSAHPDVIERLLSGWADHVWDIGKAFGTIGCRKGEWVLEITTYRSETYDPTSRKPEVAYGDSLEGDLARRDFAMNAMAVRLPSRQFVDPYGGLEDVAHRRIRTPGTPEDSFSDDPLRMMRAARFAAQLGFAPDPAVVAAMTAMADRITIVSAERVRDELEKLICSDQPRIGLDLLVSTGLAEHVLPELPALRLQVDEHHRHKDVYQHSLTVLDQAIDLESRLSVPTPDFVVRFAALIHDIGKPKTKRNEDGGKVTFHHHDVVGAKLARKRMKALRFSNEQIEQVSKLIELHLRFHGYGDGEWTDSAVRRYVRDAGDQLERLHVLTRADCTTRNRRKAEALRAAYDDLEARIERLQEQEELDALRPDLDGNQIMEILGIPPGRDVGEAYKFLMNVRLDEGPLGEDRAREKLLTWWSERS
- a CDS encoding aminotransferase class IV, which encodes MSDLLLLNGAPASALDPATLRAASYGHFTSMQVRDGCVDGLDLHFARLDRSTREVFGQPLPADRVRADLRAAVRHVDSGDLSIRVNVFATTDLNLLVHVGPPVAPSTQLPRLLAVQHERAVPHLKHTGTFDLIYYGRQAQQSGYDSAVFHTASGEISEATIWNICFARGSQIVFPAARVLPGTRQQVLQRGLGTYDAIPVRLTDLPTYDAAYLTNSVDAALPVASITLDGSTVDYAPHDESVEVIAKAYATQPPQPV